The following proteins are encoded in a genomic region of Populus nigra chromosome 16, ddPopNigr1.1, whole genome shotgun sequence:
- the LOC133675739 gene encoding protein TAPETUM DETERMINANT 1-like — MSFPSSTMTTVVSKTIGVVLVMIFLLAILLSTFSFSSGLAKDGGGFRGSSSHVFLHEGGNYTAPAPHRKLLVRSMAMEEPNRIGEKCTSADIVVSQGPTAPLSSGIPTYTVQIMNMCATGCDISGIHLNCGWFSSVRLIDPKIFKRLRYNDCLVNDGKPLVTGGTLTFQYANTFSYPLGVSSVVCH; from the exons ATGAGTTTTCCTTCTTCGACGATGACAACTGTGGTTTCGAAGACAATCGGCGTCGTTTTGGTGATGATCTTCTTGCTCGCTATACTACTGTCCACGTTTTCATTTTCCTCTG GTTTGGCTAAAGACGGAGGTGGATTCAGGGGTTCGTCGAGTCACGTATTTCTTCACGAGGGAGGGAACTACACGGCCCCTGCCCCACATCGCAAGCTCCTTGTTCGCT CAATGGCAATGGAGGAGCCTAACAGGATAGGAGAAAAGTGTACCAGCGCTGATATAGTGGTAAGTCAGGGACCCACAGCCCCTCTTTCCAGTGGCATACCTACTTACACTGTTCAGATCATGAACATGTGTGCCACTGGTTGTGACATATCCGGAATTCACCTCAACTGTGGCTGGTTCAGCTCTGTTCGCCTCATCGACCCCAAGATATTCAAGCGCCTTCGCTACAATGACTGCCTTGTTAACGATGGAAAGCCTTTGGTAACCGGCGGCACTCTCACCTTTCAGTATGCCAACACATTCTCTTACCCTCTGGGAGTCTCTTCTGTAGTTTGTCATTGA
- the LOC133675866 gene encoding glutamate-1-semialdehyde 2,1-aminomutase 2, chloroplastic-like has translation MAALSYNIFIIILTRHRLRMASTITGVSVGLGLSCSTTRKLTQKRNPSSSRLSFCSIKMAVSVEEEKKKKSFTLEKSEEAFSAAKEMMPGGVNSPVRAFKSVGGQPIVFDSVKGSHMRDIDGNDYIDYVGSWGPAIIGHADDEVLAALSETMKKGTSFGAPCLLENVLAEMVIKAVPSIEMVRFVNSGTEACMGVLRLARAYTGREKIIKFEGCYHGHADPFLVKAGSGVATLGLPDSPGVPKAATYETLTAPYNDIAAVENLFENNKGEICGIILEPVVGNAGFIPPKPEFINAIRRITEENNALLIFDEVMTGFRLSYGGAQEYFGITPDLTTLGKIIGGGLPVGAYGGRREIMEMVAPAGPMYQAGTLSGNPLAMTAGIHTLKRLQKPGSYEYLDKITSELVQGIIDAGKKTGHAICGGYIRGMFGFFFTEGPVYNFADAKKSDTAKFARFYQGMLREGVYFAPSQFEAGFTSLAHTAEDIQKTIAAAENVLRQI, from the exons ATGGCTGCTCTCTCTTACAATATCTTTATCATCATCTTGACCAGACACAGATTGAGAATGGCTTCTACAATCACAGGTGTTAGTGTTGGTTTAGGACTTTCATGTTCTACAACAAGAAAGCTGACTCAGAAAAGAAATCCTTCATCATCAAGGTTGTCTTTTTGCAGCATTAAAATGGCTGTCTCtgttgaagaagagaaaaagaagaagagtttCACTCTTGAAAAATCTGAAGAAGCTTTCAGCGCTGCTAAG gAAATGATGCCAGGAGGTGTGAATTCACCTGTACGTGCTTTTAAATCTGTTGGTGGACAACCTATTGTGTTTGATTCTGTCAAGGGTTCTCACATGAGGGACATTGATGGAAATGATTACATTGATTATGTTGGTTCTTGGGGGCCTGCTATAATTGGTCATGCAGATGATGAG GTACTTGCAGCCTTGTCTGAAACAATGAAGAAAGGGACCAGCTTTGGTGCCCCTTGTCTTCTAGAGAATGTTTTGGCAGAGATGGTGATCAAAGCAGTTCCAAGCATAGAAATGGTACGATTTGTTAACTCAGGCACAGAAGCATGCATGGGTGTGCTTCGCCTGGCCCGTGCCTACACTGGACGGGAGAAGATTATCAAGTTTGAGGGCTGTTACCATGGCCATGCTGATCCATTCCTTGTCAAAGCAGGTAGTGGTGTTGCAACCCTTGGGCTCCCAGACTCGCCTGGTGTCCCCAAAGCAGCAACCTATGAAACTCTAACAGCCCCCTATAATGACATTGCTGCTGTGGAAAATCTTTTTGAGAACAACAAAGGAGAGATTTGTGGAATAATCCTTGAACCTGTTGTGGGAAATGCTGGTTTCATCCCCCCGAAACCTGAATTTATTAATGCCATTCGCAGGATCACTGAAGAAAATAACGCTCTTCTAATATTTGATGAAGTTATGACTGGATTCCGTTTGTCATACGGTGGAGCTCAGGAGTATTTTGGCATAACTCCTGATTTAACAACACTAGGGAAGATCATTGGTGGTGGTCTGCCAGTTGGTGCATATGGTGGGAGAAGGGAGATTATGGAGATGGTTGCACCTGCAGGGCCAATGTACCAGGCCGGAACCTTGAGTGGGAATCCCTTGGCTATGACTGCAGGGATACACACACTGAAGCGGTTGCAGAAACCAGGAAGTTACGAATACTTGGATAAGATTACCAGTGAACTTGTTCAGGGCATTATTGATGCTGGCAAGAAAACTGGGCATGCAATTTGTGGAGGCTATATACGTGGAATgtttgggtttttctttacgGAAGGGCCTGTTTACAACTTTGCTGATGCAAAGAAAAGTGACACAGCAAAGTTCGCCAGATTTTACCAAGGAATGCTGAGGGAGGGTGTATACTTTGCACCGTCACAATTTGAAGCTGGGTTTACAAGCTTGGCACATACTGCTGAAGATATCCAAAAGACAATAGCAGCAGCCGAAAATGTTCTCCGGCAGATTTAA
- the LOC133675869 gene encoding membrane-anchored ubiquitin-fold protein 3-like: MPEEDMVDIKFRLYDGSDIGPFRCSSSTSTVDMLKQRIVSDWPRGKTITPKVVNEIKLISSGKVLDNNKTVGQCRTPFGEVAGGVIIMHVVVQPSLAKTKTEKKIDNSPKQIACSCSIM; the protein is encoded by the exons ATGCCGGAGGAGGATATGGTTGATATAAAGTTCAGGCTTTACGACGGGTCAGATATCGGGCCCTTCCGGTGCTCATCATCAACATCTACTGTTGATATGCTCAAGCAGCGAATTGTTTCTGATTGGCCCagag gcAAAACTATCACTCCCAAGGTAGTGAATGAAATCAAGCTGATAAGCTCTGGTAAGGTTTTGGACAACAACAAGACTGTTGGACAATGCAGAACACCTTTTGGGGAAGTGGCCGGGGGAGTTATCATAATGCATGTTGTTGTACAGCCCTCTCTAGCAAAAACCAAAACAg AAAAGAAGATTGATAATTCACCGAAGCAAATTGCGTGCTCATGTTCCATAATGTGA